A stretch of DNA from bacterium:
AAATGAAGGACGCTCTCCAACAGCACAGACACGTTAAAAGGCACTTGAAGAATTAGTCTCTGGACCAAGAAGGAAGAAACATCATGATACAAAGATTCGGACCACTTTTCGCGCTGCTCGTACTTATAGTCGGCGGCCTTATATACAGCTGCTTTTTCATCGTTCCAGAAGGAAAGCAGGCTGTAGTTCTAGAATTCCAACGGATCATTGAGCCTGCGAAGAAAGACGCAGGACTCTTCTTCAAATTGCCGTGGCGACACGTTGAGCTTTTCGAGAAGCGCATCATCAACTGGGACGGAAGGCCGAAAGAGGTTACCACGAAAGAAAAGAACAATATTATTGTCGATACGACAGCACGGTTTCGAATAGCCGATCCGATACTCCTCCGAAGAACCTTTTCTGATATGGATGAAGTGAACGGACGTCTGGGTAAGGTCATCATTGGTGCAACTAACAAAGTAATTGCCGAAAATGACCTGGTTGAGACCGTCCGCAACACCAATGATATCATTGAACGGTTTGCGCAAGACAAAGCTGACTCCCCAAAAGCTCTGTCCCAAGATAATAGTGAGCTTTCAGGTGATGCGCTTGCAGCCCAAGAGGCACTTGAGCAAATTGCAGATGAAGAAATATCCGGGGATCTTGAGCAAATTGCGCTCGGAAGAGAAGCTCTTACCCAGCGAATAATTGACCAAACACAAGAGGATCTTAAAAAATATGGAATTGACCTGGTTGATATCCAATTAAAGCGTGTTGCTCTTGAAAAATCAGTAGAAGAAAACGTCTTTACGCGAATGATTACTGAACGAAATAGAATTGTAGCAAAAATCCGCTCGGTTGGAAGTGGTCGACGTGAGGAGATTCGTGGGGAGACCGACGAACAGTTGCAGTCCATTCAATCCGAGGCGTATCGGGAGGTTCAGTCTATAAAAGGGGAAGCAGAGGCAAAAGCTATAAAGATTTATGCTGATGCCATCTCGAAGAATGAAAAGTTCTATGACTTTTATCGAACTGTTGAAGCATACCGCGAAGGGCTCGGTAATGATTCAACGCTCATTCTCTCATCGGATGCGGACTTCATGCAGCTTTTGAAAGATGGGCCGGAGGACTTCTTCCGAAAAAAGTGAGATTTCAACCAGAGAATGCTCTTGATATCGGAGGTCTGTGCTAGATCGAAACGCATCGTATAATGGGGATTCTGAGGGTGAGATAGCGCTACTCAACAAGCAATTTAGCAGAGAGTGCCCTGCCCTCTCTTTTCAAAAAGGCGTTGATGGCCTAACAAAGCTGTGCATTCGCAATGAAGCTCTTGGCGCATTTGAAATGTTCTTAAAGGGTGCCCACATCACCTCCTGGAGACCACGTGGGAAAAATGAGGTATTCTATCTCAGTCGGAAGAGTCAATTTGAAGCCGACAGCATTCGCGGTGGCGTACCGATAATCTTCCCAAAGTTTGGTGGACGAGAGCTAACACAAAGTCCCCCGCTCGATTCTATGCTTGCTCATGGTTTTGCAAGACACTTGCCTTGGACGGTGATTGAGGCTTCTGTCAGGAAAGATAACAGCGCGAAGATTATTCTCGAACTCTCTGAAGAGAAAATAACAACTGGCTGTTGGCCGGATCAAAAGTTTGCCCTTCGTTTACATATCACACTCTTAGAGCAAGCGCTGCACTGCGAGCTGTCTGTGCTGAATACTGGTGCCTCCGATCTGATTTTTCGAGGAGGATTTCATCCATACTTTCATAT
This window harbors:
- the hflC gene encoding protease modulator HflC; the protein is MIQRFGPLFALLVLIVGGLIYSCFFIVPEGKQAVVLEFQRIIEPAKKDAGLFFKLPWRHVELFEKRIINWDGRPKEVTTKEKNNIIVDTTARFRIADPILLRRTFSDMDEVNGRLGKVIIGATNKVIAENDLVETVRNTNDIIERFAQDKADSPKALSQDNSELSGDALAAQEALEQIADEEISGDLEQIALGREALTQRIIDQTQEDLKKYGIDLVDIQLKRVALEKSVEENVFTRMITERNRIVAKIRSVGSGRREEIRGETDEQLQSIQSEAYREVQSIKGEAEAKAIKIYADAISKNEKFYDFYRTVEAYREGLGNDSTLILSSDADFMQLLKDGPEDFFRKK
- a CDS encoding D-hexose-6-phosphate mutarotase, with product MLDRNASYNGDSEGEIALLNKQFSRECPALSFQKGVDGLTKLCIRNEALGAFEMFLKGAHITSWRPRGKNEVFYLSRKSQFEADSIRGGVPIIFPKFGGRELTQSPPLDSMLAHGFARHLPWTVIEASVRKDNSAKIILELSEEKITTGCWPDQKFALRLHITLLEQALHCELSVLNTGASDLIFRGGFHPYFHIGDISSAEITGFHNLQYEDAFHNFTIKSEHEAILRLGEPMNRVYLGAPHTFHIRDTLENISLKISKKNFPEVVLWSPEPNYCLEKEDMEAVDYRTFVCLEPAIAASVVSLTPHTEWSGKMEIEVL